In the genome of Nitrospirota bacterium, the window TAATCCTCAGCGCCTCCGTCCACAAGCATAACCCTTTCATCGGGAAACTCTATGAAAGACGCATCACCCTGCCCGACATCCAGAAATGTAATCCTGAGATTCTTATCTGCAGGAAGGAACGAAGATGTCATATAGAAACAAAAAACCAGAACAAGGGGCAATAACTTCCACTTTGACTTTGCTTTAATAAAAAATGCCAGTGACAAAAAATAAATGGCAATAATTATCACGGAAGGTTTGTGCAGATGCAGGCTGGAAAATGGTATATGCGAAATGGTTTTTGTCAGGTTCAACGGAAAATCCGTAAGGACCTCTATCAGATAGCCTGCAGGCAGGGAATTCATATTAAAAAGCAATGCAAAAAATCCGGCAAAAAACCCGGCGGGAAGAACTACAAAGCATACAAACGGGGTAATTAACAGGTTTGTAACAGGAGAGATAACCGGAAATTGATAAAAATAATACAGGGCCACCGGCGCCGTACCCATGATTGCCGCAATAGTTATCAGCAGGGATATTTTTATTTTTTCTGACAGCTTCCGGACCGCGGTTAATTCCAACTCTCTATGCCCTGGTTCCCCAGCATTATCCTCCGTATTCCCGCGCCCTGCGATTTCAAGCGTGCAGCCGGTTGACAGTACCGCAATAAAAGAAAGCTGAAACGACAGATCAAAAAGGGCGTCCGGCTGCCAGATAAGGATAACCGCCGCCGCTATGGCGAGCGAATTCAGCCACTGCCCTTTCCTTCCGAGAAAAAGCGCAAGCATATAAATAGAAATCATTATCAGCGAACGGACCGTAGGCGTGCTGCCGCCTGAAATCAGGGCGTACAAAATTAAAACCGGCAGGGTCAGGGTAACGGCTGTCTGTGAAGGAGTTGCATACAAGGTCATTTTCGTCAGGATTCTTATTGGAAAAAATTTAGCGGCTGTTTTGACAAGTGTAAAAAAAATAAAGGCAAGCAATGCAAAATGGGTTCCTGAAATACTCAGCAAATGTGCAAGGCCGGTGGCATTAAAGGCGTCTCTCATCTCCTTTGTTATGCCTTTTTGAAGCCCTAAGATTATTGCCTTGTGAAATGATGCATTCTCCGGTGAAAGGCTGTTGTCTATTATCCGTGCAAGCGACTGGCGCATTTTATAAATCCGGGACAAAAGACCTGCATCACTGCCGATTACCTGCATTTGCTTTACATAGCCGGCTGCAATAATCCCGTACTTTTCAGGATCATACGAATAAACTTCGGGGTTGCGGAAAACATCCGGCACTCTTAATTTTGTAAATGCCCTGATTCTGTCGCCAAAGGCGGTGTATCCGTCTTTATAAAGGATTCCAGGCAAAACAGAAAGCCTTATTTTTCCGTTAATATGTTGCCCGCTGATATACACATTATCAACTGTAAATCTGATTTTATCACCTGAAACTTCAGGAACATCGGCAACCGTGCCTGCAAGATATACTTCTTTATCAGGCAAAGCTGTTTCGGGAACCTTTTCCTGCCGCAAAAAACTGTAAAGACAGCCGAATAAAAAAATCAGGGTTATGAAAAAAATATTTTTTGTGTCTTTACGGCGCCAAAAAAATAAAAAAACACATGCAGCAATGCCGGATACGGTTATTAAAAAAGGGAAAAAAGGGAAAAAATTAAAGGCGGCGATACCGCTCATAAAAGACAATGCAAAACTTATCATCCTATTTTGCTCTTTGCCGTGTTAAAAATCTCCAATTTACTTGCTAAAACCTAATATCACTTTCAAAATAGCCTCTAACGTCGTTCCCCGATTAAATCGGGGAATCCAGACGCCGTCCCCCGACTAAGTCGGGAGAACCAGACATAAAGGTACTGGATACTCCGGTCAAGCCGGAGTATGACAGACATCTAATATTTTCTGCTATGATACATTATTTTCTTCAAAATGTTGATTTAACACAACCGCATGCCTTAAAATTCTCATTAATGAAAAACTTAAAATTTATTGCAATAACTTTCATTGCCTTACTGCTTCTAAGTATAATTTACTATCTCTTCTTCCCCGATGTTTCAAAACTTAAAAAAGACAATCCCACAAAAACATCTTTCATGAAATATCGTGAAAGAGAATGGCAGGAAAAAGGAAAGAAGAGAAAAATAAATCAGGTCTGGGTCTCGTTTTCACGCATATCATCATATCTTGTAAAGGCCGTCTTAATTGCAGAAGACGATAAATTCTGGAGGCACGAGGGCTTTGACTTTGAGGCCATTGAAAAAGCAATTAAAAAAGACATAAAGCAAAAAAAATTCAAATTCGGCGGAAGCACCATAAGCCAGCAGCTTGCAAAAAATCTCTATCTCTCTCCGTCTAAAAATCCAGCAAGAAAAATTAAAGAAGCTGTTCTTACATGGAGAATTGAAAAAACACTTTCCAAAAGAAGAATCCTTGAACTTTACCTTAATGTTGCTGAATGGGGTGACGGGGTCTTCGGCATAGAAGCCGCATCACTTCATTATTACGGAAAATCCGCATCGGACCTGAATCCCGAAGAAGCGGCACTTCTTGCATCAGTGCTTCCGAATCCAAGAAAATACAGCCCCGTCAAAGAGTCGCAATATGTGGCAAACCGCTCAAAAATTATTTACAACATAATGGTAAAGAGGGGAATTGTTGAGCCGGAGTATGAGGAAGAATTAGAGCCTTCGTACGAAGAGTTATACTAATAACAGCAACGGCATATGTGCTTGAAAAACTTTAAGGGCAACACATTGGAAGTCATGCTGCCTTTTGCAAGATAGTTCAAAAGCAGATACTTAAAATTTTTTGCAGCATGACAGATAATAATCTTGTTGCTTTCTTAAAGTTTTGAGGGCATATATGCCGTTGCATCTTCACGCCATATTTGTCTTTATGACCTCAGCCAGCGCCTCAACCACCGCTGTAATTTCCTTCATATCATCTCCCTCAGCCATTATCCGTATCTTAGGCTCGGTACCCGAGGGCCTCACCAGAATCCTTCCGCCGGCAAGCTGTTTCTCGGCTTTTTTTATTGCAGTTACGACCTTTGGGAAATCTTCAATCTTTCTGGGTTTTATCACCGGTACATTTATAAGTATCTGCGGATAAATCGGAATGGCGGATGCAAGCTTGGAAAAAGTTTTTCTGCTCTTGCACATAATTGCAAGCAACTGAAGCGCTGTTATTGCACCGTCTCCTGTAGTATTGTAATCCATGAAAATAATATGTCCGGACTGCTCACCGCCGAGGTTGTAACCCCCCTTGAGCATTGCCTCAACAACATACCTGTCTCCAACAGTAGTTCTGATAAGGCCTATGCCTTTTTTATTTAAAAACTTTTCAAACCCTAAGTTGCTCATAACTGTTGCCACTACCGTATTCCCTCCGAGCCTACCTTCTCTATGCATGTCAACGGCGCATATGCCCATTATCTTATCGCCGTCAACTAATTCGCCCTTTTCATCGCAGAAAATCACCCTGTCGCCGTCTCCGTCATGAGCAATGCCGATATCCGCATTATTTTCCAATACCGCTTTCTGCATGGCCCCGGGATGTGTTGAACCGCACCCTGCATTAATATTCAATCCGTCAGGTTTGTCATTAATTGCAATAACCTGCGCGCCTAATTCCCTGAGCACCGGGGGAGTAATTTTGTACGTTGAACCGTTGGCGCAATCAACCACAATCTTTATTCCTTCAAGCGTCTTGCCCTTAGGGAAAGAGGCTTTGACATATTCAATGTATCTGCCCGCCGCATCGTCCACCCTGTGCGCCTTGCCAATGCCTGCGCCTGTGGGCCTGATATCTTCAAGCGTATTTGAAAACACTGCTTCCTCTATCTCCTTCTCAACGCTGTCAGGAAGCTTAAAGCCGTCAGAAGAAAAAAACTTTATCCCATTATCGTCATATGAGTTATGGGATGCAGAGATTACAATTCCCGCATCCACCCTCAGACTCCGCGTCACAAAGGCAATGCCCGGAGTCGGCATGGGGCCTACGAGGACTACATTTACACCCATTGAACATATACCCGAAGTAAGCGCGCTCTCAAGCATATAACCTGAAAGCCTTGTATCCTTGCCGATAAGAATCATATCCCTGCCGTGTTTCTGCTTAAGGACATAAGCCGCAGCCCTGCCGACCTTAAATGCAATCTCGCCTGTCATCGGAGGATAATTAGCCTTGCCTCTTATGCCGTCTGTCCCGAATAGTTTTTTGCCCCTGATTTTTTCATCCTTCCGGCACTTCATCTTTACCTTATCCTCCTTACATATATATTCACTTTAACCTCTGAAACATCAGACCTGACGTTTTTTCGGGTTATGTTTAAATAGACAGTATAATGAAAATCCTCGGTAACATCCGAAATATCCACGGGCTCTGTCTTAACGGAATAGACTTTTGCAACGCTGTTGACCGGCCCTTCTATCTCAATAGTCCTGGGTTCCACTTCTATTTTCTTAACCGCAAACCCCTCTGCCGGCAGGCCTGTAATTACGGGTTTTACCGGAACACTCTTCTTCAGTTTCTCCTCAATCGTTAATTTTACTTTCTGCGGAGAAATTTTTGTGACAACAAGGCTTTTGGGCAGGCGGATATCATCTCCCGCAATCAAAAAATTCGTCTCTCCCTTTTTAGCGTTTTTGAGGTCTATGGCAACGCTTATGTTATCCTGTTTCAAATTCTTTAAAAGTCTCTCCTGCCCTTCTATCGTAAGGCTTACTGTCTTGGCAGTCTCTACGAATTCCAGTCCGGGAGGTAAATTTTTGAAACCTAAGGGAACATCCATAATAATCCCGGAACGCCCTTTTGAGACAACAAAAAACCAGAGCGCAACCGCCAATGCAAATGAAATCAGCTTCAAAAGGGGATTTGCCGTTATAAAACTAATTTTATTTTTCATTTTTTTTGTCCTTCGGCGACACAAAAATTTCAGTAAGAAATTCCCTGAGCGACCCCATATCCACGTTCTTCCTTATATTTCCTCCAATTGATATGGCAATAGTGCCGGTTTCCTCGGAAACTATTATGGCAACGGCGTCCGTCTCCTCTGTTAAGCCTATACCTGCCCTATGCCTTGTGCCCAGAGATTTGGAAAGCTCTGCACTGAGCGTCAGCGGCAAAAAACAACCTGCCGCAACAATGCGGTTGCCGCTGATAACCACAGCTCCGTCATGAACAGGAGACGTGGGGTGAAAAATACTTAAAAGCAATTCCTTGGCAATCTTTGCATCTAACTGCACGCCTATCTCAATAAAATCTTTTAAACTTGTTTCCCTTTCTATCACCATCAGGGCGCCTATTTTCCTGTTTGCAAGCGCAACCGACGCCCTTACGATTTCCTCAAGAGACCTAAGCTCCTCGGCAGGTGTTAGCGAAGACAGAAAACGCGCCTTGCCCATCTGCGCCAAAGCCCTTCTGATCTCCGGCTGGAACAGGATTACTATCGCCAGAACCATCTGTGCCCAAAGGCTCTGAATAAGCCAGTCCACTGTATACAGCCCTGTGTAGCCGGAAAAT includes:
- the mtgA gene encoding monofunctional biosynthetic peptidoglycan transglycosylase, translating into MKNLKFIAITFIALLLLSIIYYLFFPDVSKLKKDNPTKTSFMKYREREWQEKGKKRKINQVWVSFSRISSYLVKAVLIAEDDKFWRHEGFDFEAIEKAIKKDIKQKKFKFGGSTISQQLAKNLYLSPSKNPARKIKEAVLTWRIEKTLSKRRILELYLNVAEWGDGVFGIEAASLHYYGKSASDLNPEEAALLASVLPNPRKYSPVKESQYVANRSKIIYNIMVKRGIVEPEYEEELEPSYEELY
- a CDS encoding DNA internalization-related competence protein ComEC/Rec2; translated protein: MISFALSFMSGIAAFNFFPFFPFLITVSGIAACVFLFFWRRKDTKNIFFITLIFLFGCLYSFLRQEKVPETALPDKEVYLAGTVADVPEVSGDKIRFTVDNVYISGQHINGKIRLSVLPGILYKDGYTAFGDRIRAFTKLRVPDVFRNPEVYSYDPEKYGIIAAGYVKQMQVIGSDAGLLSRIYKMRQSLARIIDNSLSPENASFHKAIILGLQKGITKEMRDAFNATGLAHLLSISGTHFALLAFIFFTLVKTAAKFFPIRILTKMTLYATPSQTAVTLTLPVLILYALISGGSTPTVRSLIMISIYMLALFLGRKGQWLNSLAIAAAVILIWQPDALFDLSFQLSFIAVLSTGCTLEIAGRGNTEDNAGEPGHRELELTAVRKLSEKIKISLLITIAAIMGTAPVALYYFYQFPVISPVTNLLITPFVCFVVLPAGFFAGFFALLFNMNSLPAGYLIEVLTDFPLNLTKTISHIPFSSLHLHKPSVIIIAIYFLSLAFFIKAKSKWKLLPLVLVFCFYMTSSFLPADKNLRITFLDVGQGDASFIEFPDERVMLVDGGAEDYDAGRRVIAPYLWAKGIKKIDYMVLSHPHPDHYGGLTYLMDNFKVSEAWLNGRRIPGAGNFFRKLSEKGIPSRILKRGYVLEGGEFSVYVLHPYDEFYASSSRGDFSNQNSDSLVLKIESGGVAALFTGDIEAEAEENLMHLGRLLRCDIIKAPHHGSRTSSFMGFIEAVDPQVMVVSVGKNNPFNHPHSETIDKYSRAGAQIFRTDKDGSVIVTFKNKGFEVTTWQDSRLKEVKSFSDEIKNLKVLL
- a CDS encoding YbbR-like domain-containing protein yields the protein MKNKISFITANPLLKLISFALAVALWFFVVSKGRSGIIMDVPLGFKNLPPGLEFVETAKTVSLTIEGQERLLKNLKQDNISVAIDLKNAKKGETNFLIAGDDIRLPKSLVVTKISPQKVKLTIEEKLKKSVPVKPVITGLPAEGFAVKKIEVEPRTIEIEGPVNSVAKVYSVKTEPVDISDVTEDFHYTVYLNITRKNVRSDVSEVKVNIYVRRIR
- a CDS encoding phosphoglucosamine mutase, whose protein sequence is MKCRKDEKIRGKKLFGTDGIRGKANYPPMTGEIAFKVGRAAAYVLKQKHGRDMILIGKDTRLSGYMLESALTSGICSMGVNVVLVGPMPTPGIAFVTRSLRVDAGIVISASHNSYDDNGIKFFSSDGFKLPDSVEKEIEEAVFSNTLEDIRPTGAGIGKAHRVDDAAGRYIEYVKASFPKGKTLEGIKIVVDCANGSTYKITPPVLRELGAQVIAINDKPDGLNINAGCGSTHPGAMQKAVLENNADIGIAHDGDGDRVIFCDEKGELVDGDKIMGICAVDMHREGRLGGNTVVATVMSNLGFEKFLNKKGIGLIRTTVGDRYVVEAMLKGGYNLGGEQSGHIIFMDYNTTGDGAITALQLLAIMCKSRKTFSKLASAIPIYPQILINVPVIKPRKIEDFPKVVTAIKKAEKQLAGGRILVRPSGTEPKIRIMAEGDDMKEITAVVEALAEVIKTNMA
- a CDS encoding TIGR00159 family protein, which gives rise to MGILSQLRWQDILDIFLVTIIVYRVLLIIKGTKAAQMLIGLGVLLLAFLFSGYTGLYTVDWLIQSLWAQMVLAIVILFQPEIRRALAQMGKARFLSSLTPAEELRSLEEIVRASVALANRKIGALMVIERETSLKDFIEIGVQLDAKIAKELLLSIFHPTSPVHDGAVVISGNRIVAAGCFLPLTLSAELSKSLGTRHRAGIGLTEETDAVAIIVSEETGTIAISIGGNIRKNVDMGSLREFLTEIFVSPKDKKNEK